A genomic stretch from Mesoplodon densirostris isolate mMesDen1 chromosome 3, mMesDen1 primary haplotype, whole genome shotgun sequence includes:
- the ALKBH7 gene encoding alpha-ketoglutarate-dependent dioxygenase alkB homolog 7, mitochondrial — protein MAGSGRLALWSVPGQVWVRGSGPAVLSRLRDAAVVRPSFLSAAEEETLSDELEPELRRRRYEYDHWDAAIHGFRETEKSRWSEASRSILQRVQAAAFGPGQTLLSSVHVLDLEPRGYIKPHVDSIKFCGSTIAGLSLLSPSVMRLVHTQEPGEWLELLLEPGSLYILRGSARYDFSHEILRDEESFFGERRVPRGRRISVICRSLPEGMEPGEPGQLPPPC, from the exons ATGGCCGGGAGTGGGCGGCTGGCGCTGTGGAGCGTGCCCGGGCAGGTCTGGGTGCGGGGCTCGGGGCCGGCCGTGCTAAGTCGCCTACGGGACGCGGCCGTGGTACGGCCCAGCTTCCTGAGCGCGGCCGAGGAGGAGACACTGAGCGACGAGCTGGAACCCGAGCTGCGCCGCCGTCGATACGAGTACGATCACTGGGACGCG GCCATCCACGGCTTCCGAGAGACAGAGAAGTCACGCTGGTCAGAGGCAAGCCGGTCCATCCTGCAGCGTGTGCAGGCAGCCGCCTTTGGCCCCGGCCAGACCCTGCTCTCCTCGGTGCACGTGCTGGACCTGGAACCTCGGGGCTACATCAAGCCACACGTGGACAGCATcaag TTCTGTGGATCCACGATTGCTGGCCTGTCCTTGCTGTCTCCCAGCGTCATGCGGCTGGTGCACACCCAGGAGCCAGGGGAGTGGCTGGAACTCTTGCTGGAGCCGGGCTCCCTCTACATCCTTAG GGGTTCGGCCCGTTATGACTTCTCCCATGAGATCCTTCGGGATGAAGAGTCCTTTTTTGGGGAGCGTCGGGTTCCCCGGGGCCGACGCATCTCCGTGATCTGCCGCTCCCTCCCTGAGGGGATGGAGCCTGGGGAGCCCGGACAGCTGCCCCCACCCTGCTGA